One window of the bacterium genome contains the following:
- a CDS encoding sodium:solute symporter family protein gives MEAGLTSWWAGLAYVLFLVYAVLRVMRKPAVGAVEYLVAGRRLTLPAFVATLVSTWYGGILGVGEYAWRHGLSNWLVFGVPYYICAALFAFLLAARARRSRLLSIPDLLEQRYGRGPALLGAGTLFVMTAPAAYVLMLGVLVQLATGWPLWLAVSLGSLLSVAYVFRGGLKAVVDTDRVQFVLMFTGFLVLVPVCMVKLGGWGWLRANVPATHLVWDGGLGWQAIFVWYFIALSTLVEPAFYQRCYAAQDEKTARRGILISIAFWILFDFLTTTAGLYARALMPELAEPVRAFPELAARVLPGFWQGVFTVGLLATIMSTIDSYAFIAAVTLGRDLIGRWRGYDDERSLRLAQWCLALTAAVATALALAAGSVVTLWKVMGSVGTPVLLLPLALAHTGRRASARRAVAAMAGAGAVSTVWLLLGRGAPWHGIEAIFPGLLVSAAVLAPAWRPGARKKEGTG, from the coding sequence ATGGAAGCCGGCCTGACCTCCTGGTGGGCCGGGCTGGCCTATGTTCTCTTCCTGGTCTACGCGGTGCTGCGCGTGATGCGCAAGCCCGCCGTCGGCGCCGTCGAGTACCTGGTCGCCGGCCGTCGCCTGACGCTCCCCGCCTTCGTGGCCACGCTGGTCTCGACCTGGTACGGCGGCATCCTCGGCGTGGGCGAATACGCCTGGCGCCACGGACTCAGCAACTGGCTCGTGTTCGGCGTGCCGTACTACATCTGCGCCGCGTTGTTCGCCTTCCTGCTAGCGGCGCGCGCGCGTCGCAGTCGCCTGCTGTCGATTCCCGACCTGCTCGAGCAGCGCTACGGCCGCGGCCCGGCGCTTCTGGGCGCCGGCACATTGTTCGTGATGACGGCGCCGGCGGCCTACGTGCTCATGCTCGGCGTGCTGGTGCAGCTGGCCACGGGATGGCCGCTGTGGCTGGCGGTCAGCCTGGGTTCGCTTTTGTCGGTAGCGTATGTGTTCCGCGGCGGCCTGAAGGCGGTGGTCGACACCGACCGCGTGCAGTTCGTGCTGATGTTCACCGGCTTCCTGGTGCTGGTGCCGGTGTGCATGGTGAAGCTGGGCGGCTGGGGCTGGCTGCGCGCCAACGTGCCAGCCACGCACCTGGTCTGGGACGGCGGGCTGGGCTGGCAGGCCATCTTCGTCTGGTACTTCATCGCGCTGTCCACGCTGGTGGAGCCGGCCTTCTACCAGCGCTGCTACGCCGCGCAGGACGAGAAGACGGCGCGGCGCGGCATCCTCATCTCGATCGCCTTCTGGATCCTCTTCGATTTCCTGACGACCACCGCCGGGCTCTACGCGCGCGCACTGATGCCCGAGTTGGCTGAACCCGTTCGCGCCTTCCCCGAACTGGCGGCGCGGGTGTTGCCGGGCTTCTGGCAGGGCGTGTTCACGGTGGGCCTGCTGGCGACGATCATGTCGACCATCGACAGCTACGCCTTCATCGCGGCGGTGACGCTGGGCCGCGACCTGATCGGACGCTGGCGCGGGTACGACGACGAGCGTTCGCTGCGCCTGGCGCAATGGTGCCTGGCCTTGACAGCGGCGGTGGCCACGGCGCTGGCGCTCGCGGCCGGTTCGGTGGTCACGTTGTGGAAAGTGATGGGCTCGGTGGGTACGCCGGTGCTGCTGCTGCCGCTGGCGTTGGCGCACACGGGACGGCGTGCCTCGGCCCGGCGTGCCGTGGCGGCGATGGCCGGCGCGGGCGCGGTCTCCACGGTCTGGCTGCTGCTCGGTCGCGGCGCGCCGTGGCACGGCATCGAGGCTATCTTTCCCGGATTGCTGGTCTCGGCGGCGGTGCTGGCGCCGGCATGGCGACCGGGGGCGCGGAAGAAAGAAGGAACAGGATGA
- a CDS encoding protoheme IX farnesyltransferase: MSPWLQLLKIRITAASTVTTVVGYVLARGRFDWPLVPVAAGILLQACGAAAFNQVQDSRVDALMARTAGRPIPSGRISRRAAALYAGALLVVGTALLWWISPAAALLGVGAAVVYNLVYTPLKRVTPFAALPGALIGALPPAMGWAAAGGYLQDPSIHLVAFFFFLWQIPHFWLLLLFYGQDYHDGGLPSLLDRFDRGQVLRLTFLWIAAVCAASLLLPLTSLFDRPALAYVMAGAGALVVLRAATLLKVAAPGMAVAPFRRACRMRFMEINTFVLLVCVLLVTDALMVG; this comes from the coding sequence TTGTCGCCCTGGCTGCAGCTGCTGAAGATCCGCATCACCGCGGCCTCCACGGTCACCACCGTGGTGGGCTACGTACTGGCGCGGGGGCGCTTCGACTGGCCGCTGGTGCCGGTGGCGGCGGGCATCCTGCTGCAGGCCTGCGGTGCAGCGGCGTTCAACCAGGTGCAGGACTCCCGAGTCGATGCGCTGATGGCGCGCACGGCCGGCCGGCCCATTCCCTCGGGGCGCATCTCGCGGCGCGCGGCGGCGTTGTATGCCGGGGCATTGCTGGTGGTCGGCACGGCGCTGCTGTGGTGGATCTCGCCGGCGGCCGCGCTGCTGGGCGTGGGCGCGGCCGTGGTCTACAACCTCGTCTACACGCCGCTCAAGCGGGTGACCCCGTTCGCGGCATTGCCGGGTGCGCTGATCGGCGCCCTGCCGCCGGCCATGGGCTGGGCGGCCGCCGGCGGCTACCTGCAGGATCCCTCCATCCATCTGGTGGCGTTCTTCTTCTTCCTCTGGCAGATCCCGCACTTCTGGCTGCTGCTGCTGTTCTACGGGCAGGATTACCATGATGGCGGCCTGCCGTCGCTGCTGGACCGCTTCGACCGCGGGCAGGTGCTGCGCCTGACGTTCCTGTGGATCGCGGCGGTCTGCGCCGCGTCGCTGCTGCTGCCGTTGACGTCGCTGTTCGACCGTCCGGCACTGGCCTACGTGATGGCCGGGGCCGGCGCGCTGGTCGTGCTCCGGGCGGCGACGCTGCTGAAGGTGGCGGCCCCCGGCATGGCGGTGGCGCCGTTCCGGCGCGCCTGCCGCATGCGGTTCATGGAGATCAATACCTTCGTGCTGCTGGTCTGCGTGCTGCTGGTGACGGACGCGTTGATGGTCGGGTGA
- a CDS encoding TonB-dependent receptor, translated as MTSIFVLVGCALGAVSALAAAPATLVTSANDSIPRPVYQDSGVEVTASRYGAQERLNVSNLTAADLAKREPDQELPMLVQSLPGVFSYSDAGNGLGYTYLKVRGFDQRRVGVLVDGVPLNDPEDHQVWWVDLPDLAADVQDIQLQRGVSGSVGGMTAIGGTVDVVTTPPGRRPGTRMALDTGSYGFRRQMLAWDSGLLEGGWATAVRLSRQETDGYRERSGHEGWAVSWSGRRETARTVNQVNVKTGREVSRHAWDAVPESMLLVNRRANLETYHNAIDDFRQPHLQWHHTRKLGDRLTLVSRLYHVRGDGFYENYRAGETAEGFGLDRLGGPAPEDELDLVRRKWVSKRHTGWVPSLTWDQGGGRLLVGGDAYTFRSEHWGEVLWAQGFAADAFTTPWRYHDYTGDKDAWSLYADQRWGLGSGLQATLNLQFQHKRYRFAQHEAGNFTGERLNSYTVVDEFFNPKAALDWTVPGAVAGGVLQVYANAGINHREPTDNELFDTWEGGDDLDADPLFGRSRELRDDEGNVTGVEWYDPLVRPERVEDLEFGFGWRGPALAWTLGGYWMDFEDEIVAYGGVNEDGSGIRGNAGRTRHRGLELTARMKLGERHELALAASRSWDEAVEFTFHDWDGSVYDYAGNPLALFPRHLALATWDGNWGEGLRSRVRLRSTGRQWLDNSGESDRTIEPWTTIDLSLWLDLREAGLVRGSEVTLFAHLRNAGNVEYETWGYWYGENYYTPAAGRNVAVGIDCGF; from the coding sequence ATGACATCCATCTTCGTGCTCGTGGGGTGCGCGCTCGGCGCGGTGTCGGCACTGGCGGCGGCGCCGGCTACGCTCGTCACATCGGCGAACGACTCTATTCCCCGTCCCGTCTATCAGGACTCCGGCGTCGAGGTCACGGCCTCGCGGTACGGGGCCCAGGAGCGGCTGAACGTCTCGAACCTGACGGCGGCCGACCTGGCAAAGCGTGAACCCGACCAGGAACTGCCGATGCTGGTGCAGTCGCTGCCGGGCGTGTTCTCCTACTCGGACGCCGGCAACGGCCTCGGTTACACATACCTGAAGGTGCGCGGCTTCGACCAGCGGCGCGTGGGCGTGCTGGTCGACGGTGTGCCCCTGAACGATCCCGAGGATCACCAGGTCTGGTGGGTCGACCTGCCCGACCTGGCGGCCGACGTGCAGGACATCCAGCTGCAGCGCGGGGTCAGCGGTTCGGTGGGCGGCATGACCGCCATCGGCGGCACGGTCGATGTGGTGACCACGCCGCCGGGACGCCGGCCCGGCACGCGCATGGCTTTGGATACGGGCAGCTACGGATTCAGGCGCCAGATGCTGGCCTGGGACAGCGGCCTGCTTGAGGGCGGCTGGGCCACGGCGGTGCGCCTCTCGCGCCAGGAGACCGACGGCTATCGCGAGCGCTCGGGGCACGAGGGCTGGGCCGTCTCGTGGAGCGGGCGTCGCGAGACGGCACGGACGGTGAACCAGGTCAATGTGAAGACGGGTCGCGAGGTCTCGCGCCACGCCTGGGACGCGGTGCCCGAGTCGATGCTGCTCGTGAACCGCCGGGCGAACCTGGAGACGTACCACAACGCCATCGACGATTTCCGCCAGCCCCACCTGCAATGGCACCACACGCGGAAGCTGGGCGACCGCCTGACGCTGGTCAGCCGCCTGTACCACGTGCGCGGCGACGGCTTCTACGAGAACTACCGCGCGGGCGAGACGGCCGAGGGCTTCGGCCTGGACCGGCTTGGCGGTCCCGCGCCCGAAGACGAACTGGACCTCGTGCGTCGCAAGTGGGTCAGCAAGCGCCACACGGGCTGGGTGCCGTCGCTGACCTGGGATCAGGGAGGCGGCCGCCTGCTCGTGGGCGGCGACGCCTACACGTTCCGCTCGGAGCACTGGGGCGAGGTGCTGTGGGCGCAGGGCTTCGCGGCCGACGCCTTCACCACGCCGTGGCGCTACCACGACTACACCGGCGACAAGGACGCCTGGTCACTGTACGCCGACCAGCGCTGGGGCCTGGGCTCCGGCCTGCAGGCCACGCTGAACCTGCAGTTCCAGCACAAGCGGTACCGGTTCGCGCAGCACGAGGCCGGCAATTTCACCGGTGAGCGGCTGAACAGCTACACCGTGGTCGACGAGTTCTTCAATCCCAAGGCCGCCCTGGACTGGACCGTGCCCGGCGCCGTCGCGGGCGGCGTCCTGCAGGTGTACGCGAACGCCGGCATCAACCACCGCGAGCCCACGGACAACGAATTGTTCGACACCTGGGAAGGCGGAGACGACCTTGACGCCGACCCGCTGTTCGGCCGCAGCCGCGAACTGCGCGACGACGAAGGCAACGTGACCGGCGTGGAATGGTACGATCCTCTGGTGCGCCCCGAGCGCGTGGAGGACCTGGAGTTCGGCTTCGGCTGGCGCGGGCCGGCCCTGGCCTGGACGCTGGGCGGGTACTGGATGGACTTCGAGGACGAGATCGTGGCCTACGGCGGCGTCAACGAGGACGGCAGCGGCATCCGCGGCAATGCCGGGCGCACGCGTCACCGGGGACTGGAGCTGACCGCGCGGATGAAGCTGGGCGAACGCCACGAACTGGCCCTGGCGGCCTCGCGCTCCTGGGACGAGGCCGTGGAGTTCACCTTCCACGACTGGGACGGCTCGGTGTACGATTACGCGGGCAACCCCCTGGCCCTGTTCCCGCGCCACCTGGCGCTGGCGACCTGGGACGGGAACTGGGGCGAAGGTCTCCGCAGCCGCGTGCGACTGCGCAGCACCGGCCGCCAGTGGCTGGACAACTCGGGCGAGAGTGACCGCACCATCGAGCCCTGGACCACGATCGACCTGTCGCTGTGGCTGGACCTGCGCGAGGCGGGCCTGGTGCGCGGCAGCGAGGTGACGTTGTTCGCGCACCTGCGCAACGCGGGCAACGTCGAGTACGAGACCTGGGGCTACTGGTACGGCGAGAACTACTACACGCCGGCGGCGGGGCGCAATGTCGCCGTCGGGATCGATTGCGGGTTCTGA
- a CDS encoding thiamine diphosphokinase, translating to MQDQHQPAGGEGCPFFPKRGRRAVVLCDGPPPSEQVLSYWLAGADLFVCADGAGHPYEQLPRLPDVVIGDFDSLSGRVLAGRGGPLLLQVDDPYTTDSEKALLYVCDEGCEEAVLLGATGWRLDHTLFNVQLMERFGDRLRMCLSGHGADGVRVGPGAHESWALPAGTHFSLLPLAGEAGGVTIEGAAYPLLGDTLGPAGPTAISNVVTMSPLLLSVGRGSLLALIEREPEPPRSARGPE from the coding sequence ATGCAAGACCAACACCAGCCGGCCGGCGGCGAAGGCTGCCCGTTCTTTCCCAAGCGTGGGCGTCGCGCCGTCGTGCTCTGCGATGGCCCGCCACCTTCGGAGCAGGTGCTTTCCTACTGGCTGGCCGGTGCGGACCTGTTCGTCTGCGCCGACGGCGCCGGCCATCCCTACGAGCAGCTGCCGCGGCTGCCCGACGTGGTGATCGGCGACTTCGATTCGCTTTCGGGCCGCGTGCTGGCCGGCCGCGGTGGGCCGCTCTTGCTGCAGGTGGACGACCCTTACACCACCGACAGCGAGAAGGCGCTGCTCTACGTCTGCGACGAAGGCTGCGAGGAGGCGGTGCTGCTGGGCGCCACGGGTTGGCGCCTGGACCACACGCTGTTCAACGTGCAGTTGATGGAGCGCTTCGGCGACCGCCTGCGCATGTGCCTGTCGGGCCATGGCGCCGACGGCGTGCGCGTGGGGCCGGGCGCCCACGAGTCGTGGGCCCTGCCCGCGGGCACGCATTTCTCGCTGCTGCCGCTGGCCGGCGAGGCCGGCGGCGTCACCATCGAAGGCGCCGCCTACCCGCTGCTGGGCGACACGCTGGGCCCGGCCGGCCCGACGGCCATCAGCAACGTGGTGACGATGTCGCCGCTGCTGCTGTCGGTCGGACGCGGCTCATTGCTGGCGCTGATCGAGCGCGAACCGGAGCCGCCCCGCTCCGCCCGCGGCCCCGAGTAG
- the corA gene encoding magnesium/cobalt transporter CorA, with the protein MSPRSARSARTHGPAPKRRRGRPGTAPGTLAPQPDAAPSTIEVVTFGPAGVTESTAKDAAGAHALVEAGRITFIIVTGVDDHGLLVGFGEQFDLHRLALEDVAHTHQRPKFDEYADQDFVVLRVPDPDGRTTQQMCLFVAPGLVLCFLERPLAALDAIRDRIRQKRPRLMEGGADYLAYTVIDLAVDLHFPVVEEYERRIDEQEDLIFSHPQRVDVAVIHELKRDLAAWHRMSWQTRDVIVRMLGEEIPTLTPTTHLHLRDCLDHARQVVDLTEAARDRAAGLLDLYMSVMSNRMNEIMRVLTVISTIFMPLSFIAGVYGMNFNTARSRWNMPELNWAWGYAFSLVLMAATAAGLLYYFRRQGWFGRGTGKDVEQRGEGNGSRGN; encoded by the coding sequence GTGTCCCCGCGCTCCGCCCGTTCCGCCCGCACCCACGGCCCGGCGCCCAAGCGCCGTCGCGGCCGCCCGGGTACGGCGCCCGGCACCCTGGCCCCGCAGCCCGATGCCGCACCGTCGACCATCGAGGTCGTCACCTTCGGCCCGGCGGGCGTGACCGAATCGACGGCGAAGGACGCCGCCGGCGCCCACGCGCTGGTCGAAGCCGGCCGCATCACGTTCATCATCGTGACCGGCGTGGACGACCACGGGCTGCTGGTCGGATTCGGCGAGCAGTTCGACCTGCATCGCCTGGCCCTCGAGGACGTGGCCCACACCCACCAGCGCCCCAAGTTCGACGAGTATGCCGACCAGGACTTCGTCGTGCTGCGCGTGCCCGACCCCGACGGCCGCACCACCCAGCAGATGTGCCTCTTCGTGGCGCCAGGCCTGGTGCTCTGCTTCCTGGAGCGCCCGCTGGCCGCGCTGGACGCGATCCGCGACCGCATCCGCCAGAAGCGGCCGCGCCTCATGGAGGGCGGCGCCGACTACCTGGCCTACACCGTCATCGACCTGGCGGTCGACCTGCATTTCCCGGTGGTGGAGGAATACGAGCGGCGCATCGACGAGCAGGAAGACCTCATCTTCTCTCACCCCCAGCGCGTCGACGTGGCGGTCATCCACGAACTCAAGCGCGACCTGGCGGCCTGGCACCGCATGTCCTGGCAGACCCGCGATGTCATCGTGCGCATGCTGGGCGAGGAGATCCCGACGCTCACCCCGACCACGCACCTGCACCTGCGCGACTGCCTGGACCACGCGCGCCAGGTGGTGGACCTGACCGAGGCGGCGCGCGACCGCGCCGCCGGACTCCTGGACCTCTACATGTCGGTGATGAGCAACCGCATGAACGAGATCATGCGCGTACTGACGGTGATCTCCACCATCTTCATGCCGCTGTCGTTCATTGCCGGTGTGTACGGCATGAACTTCAACACCGCGCGTTCACGCTGGAACATGCCGGAACTGAACTGGGCCTGGGGCTATGCGTTCTCGCTGGTGCTGATGGCGGCGACGGCGGCGGGGCTGCTGTACTATTTCCGGCGGCAGGGGTGGTTCGGGCGCGGGACGGGGAAAGACGTTGAACAGCGGGGCGAGGGCAACGGTTCCCGCGGCAACTGA
- a CDS encoding sulfatase → MSPPSPMTRREALKVIGAGAATLALGDLLGCAGGGGGARQPNVLVILTDDVRFDSMGCAGDKRLETPNLDRLASEGVRFSNAFVTTSLCSPSRASMLTGCYAHRHGVLDNVSRDPDRSCPTFAQLLQAAGYETAYFGKWHMLAKATPRAGFDRWISFTSQGEYIRNTMNFDGDWRLVLNYITDELTDHAVGFLEQERTKPFLLVVGHKAAHAPFVPATRHEQRYAGIDFTSSDDIDGDLTRKPDWGSRGEGELSAEDLRNYHRCLLSVDESVGRLVGTLRDRKLLDDTIIIYTSDNGLMLGEHGGLRDKRAAYEASIRVPLLMRHPKLAPRGRVCGEMALGLDLLPTFCEAAGVAIPATCQGRSLLPLAKGDRGRDDFLYEYFREEGNVPTCLAVRSRDWKYITYPEDPALPVELYDLKNDPHERHNLAGQPEHGTTQHELAIRLAALLQETGYRRPGA, encoded by the coding sequence ATGAGCCCGCCTTCGCCCATGACACGGCGCGAGGCGCTGAAGGTGATCGGGGCCGGCGCGGCCACGCTTGCCCTCGGCGACCTCCTCGGCTGTGCGGGCGGCGGCGGCGGCGCGCGACAGCCCAACGTGCTGGTCATCCTGACTGACGATGTGCGCTTTGATTCGATGGGCTGCGCCGGCGACAAGCGCCTGGAGACCCCGAACCTCGACCGCCTGGCCAGCGAGGGCGTGAGATTCAGCAACGCCTTCGTGACCACCAGCCTGTGCAGCCCCTCGCGGGCCAGCATGCTCACCGGATGCTACGCCCATCGCCACGGTGTGCTGGACAACGTCTCGCGCGACCCCGACCGCTCGTGCCCCACCTTCGCGCAGCTGCTGCAGGCTGCCGGCTACGAGACCGCCTACTTCGGCAAGTGGCACATGCTGGCGAAAGCCACGCCGCGCGCGGGCTTCGACCGCTGGATCAGCTTCACCAGCCAGGGCGAGTACATCCGCAACACGATGAACTTCGACGGCGACTGGCGGCTGGTCCTCAACTACATCACCGACGAGCTGACCGACCACGCCGTCGGCTTCCTGGAGCAGGAACGCACGAAGCCGTTCCTGCTGGTGGTCGGGCACAAGGCGGCGCACGCCCCGTTCGTGCCGGCAACACGCCACGAGCAGCGCTATGCCGGCATCGACTTCACGAGCTCGGACGACATCGACGGCGACCTGACCCGCAAGCCCGACTGGGGCAGCCGCGGCGAAGGCGAACTTTCCGCCGAAGACCTGCGCAACTACCACCGCTGCCTGCTCTCGGTGGACGAGAGCGTGGGCCGGCTCGTCGGCACGCTGCGCGACCGCAAGCTGCTCGACGACACCATCATCATCTACACCAGCGACAACGGCCTGATGCTGGGCGAGCACGGCGGCCTGCGCGACAAGCGTGCCGCCTACGAGGCCTCGATCCGCGTGCCGCTGCTCATGCGCCACCCGAAGCTGGCGCCGCGCGGCCGCGTCTGCGGGGAGATGGCCCTCGGCCTGGACCTGCTGCCCACGTTCTGCGAGGCCGCCGGCGTGGCGATACCGGCCACGTGCCAGGGCCGCAGCCTGCTCCCGTTGGCCAAGGGTGACCGAGGGCGGGACGACTTCCTCTACGAGTACTTCCGCGAGGAAGGGAACGTACCGACCTGCCTGGCCGTGCGCTCGCGCGACTGGAAGTACATCACCTACCCCGAGGACCCGGCGCTTCCGGTCGAGCTCTACGACCTGAAGAACGACCCGCACGAACGTCACAACCTGGCCGGCCAGCCGGAACACGGCACCACCCAGCACGAACTGGCGATACGCCTGGCCGCGCTGCTGCAGGAAACGGGCTACCGGCGTCCCGGCGCCTGA
- a CDS encoding DUF2871 family protein → MTNDDSGPLSARYRDALRALLRYAIVMAIVGLLVGVAYQESAKKLSLETTGAGLHLEAVIGLALVHGHIFTIGVLLPLALAGALLMARRAGGREIGQRSLHWLVRGYLPAAAVTLVLQLVKGYHVLLAVRGGQTDLAAIDHAFLGGQEVLRYALFGVSHTAMGVCLVVFLVALWRSLRRG, encoded by the coding sequence ATGACGAACGATGACTCCGGGCCGCTGAGCGCCCGTTACCGGGACGCGCTGCGGGCGCTGCTGCGCTACGCCATCGTGATGGCGATCGTCGGCCTGCTGGTGGGCGTGGCCTATCAGGAGTCGGCGAAGAAATTATCACTGGAGACGACAGGCGCCGGGCTGCACCTCGAAGCGGTCATCGGCCTGGCGCTGGTGCACGGCCACATCTTCACCATCGGCGTGCTGTTGCCGCTGGCCCTGGCCGGGGCGCTGCTCATGGCGCGACGCGCCGGTGGGCGCGAGATCGGCCAGCGTTCGCTGCACTGGCTCGTGCGCGGCTACCTGCCGGCGGCCGCGGTCACCCTCGTGCTGCAACTGGTGAAGGGCTACCACGTGCTGCTGGCGGTGCGCGGCGGCCAGACGGACCTGGCGGCCATCGACCACGCGTTCCTGGGCGGGCAGGAAGTGCTGCGCTATGCGCTGTTCGGGGTGAGCCACACGGCGATGGGGGTTTGTCTGGTGGTGTTTTTGGTGGCTTTGTGGCGGAGTTTGCGGCGGGGGTGA
- a CDS encoding formylglycine-generating enzyme family protein: MRCTHQRVLIALLLLGLSAADRSVAQPAPARPGDDDRGRLEFVFLPAGSFLMGSPDYEWGSRNDEQQHPVTITRRFFLGKYEVTQAQWMAVTGSNPSFLYDCPDCPVENITWYEAVQFCNALSKTLGFDPAYTIRDTLVAWNPAADGIRLPTEAEWEYACRAGTGSVFNTGDCLTTDQANYLGYDPQKGCSKGLWRGQAVDVGGFPANAWELHDMHGNVSEWCWDRHAFPGSTPAVDPRGPDTGPERVIRGGNWHELGRNCRSAARQKAFPGQRFTHVGLRLARSAPKDMRQ; this comes from the coding sequence ATGCGGTGCACCCACCAGCGTGTCCTCATCGCCCTGTTGCTCCTGGGACTGTCCGCCGCGGACCGGTCCGTGGCGCAGCCCGCACCCGCGCGCCCGGGGGACGACGACCGCGGCCGCCTGGAGTTCGTCTTCCTGCCCGCCGGTTCGTTCCTGATGGGCAGCCCCGACTACGAATGGGGCAGCCGCAACGACGAGCAGCAGCATCCCGTCACCATCACCCGGCGCTTCTTCCTCGGTAAATACGAAGTGACGCAGGCCCAGTGGATGGCCGTCACGGGCAGCAATCCCAGCTTCCTCTACGACTGTCCCGACTGCCCGGTGGAGAACATCACCTGGTACGAGGCCGTGCAGTTCTGCAATGCGCTGTCGAAGACGCTGGGGTTCGATCCGGCCTACACGATCCGCGACACGCTCGTGGCCTGGAACCCGGCAGCCGACGGCATCCGGCTGCCGACAGAGGCCGAATGGGAATACGCCTGTCGCGCCGGCACCGGCTCCGTCTTCAACACCGGCGACTGCCTGACCACCGACCAGGCCAACTACCTGGGCTACGATCCGCAGAAGGGCTGCAGCAAGGGGCTGTGGCGGGGCCAGGCCGTGGATGTGGGCGGCTTCCCCGCCAACGCCTGGGAGCTGCACGACATGCACGGCAACGTCAGCGAATGGTGCTGGGACCGGCACGCATTTCCCGGCTCCACGCCGGCGGTGGACCCGCGCGGTCCCGACACCGGGCCTGAACGGGTGATCCGCGGCGGCAACTGGCACGAACTGGGGCGCAACTGCCGCTCGGCCGCGCGCCAGAAGGCCTTCCCTGGCCAGCGCTTCACGCACGTGGGCCTGCGGCTGGCCCGGTCGGCCCCGAAAGACATGCGGCAATGA